In Leptodesmis sichuanensis A121, the following are encoded in one genomic region:
- a CDS encoding 1-acyl-sn-glycerol-3-phosphate acyltransferase, translated as MQVSTAREKAPALSYQFGWFDWFCLWYPPAWLILFNRHWQHYKPDPDGWNGLEFALFLIPGGFYLALLLRWLRLWLARKVLRQPDRPDPDLSPDPIYQEAFRQEIIKPIVHHYFRGTLCQVENLPPSGPVMIAMNHAGMCFPWDFVSLALLLGEQRNWFVQPLAHPLFFDHPWLKWWLPKGWAQVLGGIRAERESFETALNSSSSPHRHNQEFALLYAPEGWRGLAKGWHQRHEFARFDSSFVRLSVRHQVPIVPIVCVGSEWLHPFTSNVNWLARRFKMPMFPLSPLIPIFVLFPSMGIWAVRTQLRYYVQPLWQPWNHSNLDGTQIRQSVLHRLAEDLRSQMQVTLNQLLKQM; from the coding sequence GTGCAAGTTTCTACTGCTCGTGAAAAAGCCCCTGCATTGAGCTATCAATTCGGCTGGTTTGACTGGTTCTGCCTCTGGTACCCTCCAGCCTGGTTGATTCTGTTTAACCGTCATTGGCAACATTACAAACCTGACCCCGATGGATGGAATGGCTTAGAGTTCGCGCTGTTTCTGATTCCAGGGGGGTTTTATCTGGCCCTTCTGCTACGCTGGCTCCGACTCTGGTTGGCACGGAAAGTCTTGCGGCAACCTGATCGCCCTGATCCGGATCTGTCACCGGATCCAATCTATCAAGAAGCCTTTCGCCAGGAGATTATCAAGCCGATCGTGCATCATTACTTTCGGGGTACGTTATGTCAGGTTGAGAACTTGCCCCCCAGTGGTCCCGTCATGATTGCCATGAATCACGCCGGGATGTGCTTTCCTTGGGATTTTGTGAGTCTTGCTTTGTTACTGGGGGAACAACGGAACTGGTTTGTACAGCCCCTGGCTCATCCCTTGTTTTTTGATCATCCCTGGCTAAAGTGGTGGCTACCCAAAGGATGGGCGCAAGTCCTGGGAGGTATCCGGGCAGAACGAGAAAGCTTTGAAACAGCTTTGAATTCCTCCAGTTCTCCCCATCGTCACAACCAGGAATTTGCTCTCCTCTATGCTCCTGAAGGCTGGCGGGGACTGGCTAAGGGGTGGCACCAACGCCATGAGTTCGCCAGATTTGATTCTAGTTTCGTGCGGTTGAGCGTCCGTCATCAAGTGCCGATCGTGCCTATTGTCTGTGTCGGCAGTGAATGGCTGCACCCGTTTACCAGCAATGTTAATTGGCTGGCCCGCCGTTTCAAGATGCCAATGTTTCCCCTTTCTCCCTTGATTCCGATTTTTGTGCTGTTTCCTTCAATGGGAATTTGGGCTGTCCGCACCCAATTGAGGTACTACGTCCAGCCGCTGTGGCAACCCTGGAACCATTCCAATTTAGATGGAACCCAAATTAGACAATCTGTATTACACCGGCTGGCCGAAGACCTGCGATCGCAGATGCAAGTTACTTTGAATCAGCTATTAAAACAGATGTAG
- a CDS encoding response regulator transcription factor translates to MPRILVIDDDPAISELVAVNLEMAGYDVSQAPDGVKGQAMALQLQPDLIMLDLMLPKVDGFTVCQRLRRDDRTADIPVLMLTALGQTQDKVDGFNAGADDYLTKPFEVEEMLARVRALLRRTDRIPQAAKHSEILNYGPLTLVPERFEAIWFDKTVKLTHLEFELLHCLLQRHGQTVSPSEILKEVWGYDPNDDIETIRVHVRHLRTKLEPDPRHPRYIKTVYGAGYCLELPATGQDGAAQESLAG, encoded by the coding sequence ATGCCTCGGATACTTGTCATCGATGATGACCCCGCAATCTCCGAACTGGTCGCTGTGAATTTGGAAATGGCTGGTTATGATGTCAGTCAGGCACCGGATGGCGTCAAGGGGCAGGCTATGGCTCTGCAATTGCAACCAGACCTGATTATGTTAGACCTGATGCTGCCTAAGGTAGATGGCTTTACCGTTTGCCAACGTCTCCGCCGAGACGATCGCACCGCTGACATTCCAGTCCTGATGTTGACTGCTTTGGGGCAAACTCAAGACAAAGTGGATGGGTTTAATGCCGGAGCAGATGATTACCTGACCAAGCCTTTTGAGGTGGAGGAAATGCTGGCTCGGGTGCGGGCATTGCTACGCCGTACCGATCGCATTCCTCAGGCCGCCAAGCATAGCGAAATCCTCAATTATGGGCCTCTGACTCTGGTGCCAGAACGGTTTGAAGCCATCTGGTTCGATAAGACTGTCAAGCTAACTCACCTGGAGTTTGAACTGTTGCACTGTCTCCTGCAACGACATGGGCAAACCGTCTCCCCCAGCGAAATTCTCAAAGAGGTTTGGGGATACGATCCCAATGATGATATCGAAACAATTCGGGTCCATGTTCGTCATTTAAGAACGAAGCTGGAACCAGATCCCCGTCATCCTCGATACATCAAAACGGTCTATGGCGCGGGATATTGTCTGGAGCTACCCGCCACTGGACAGGATGGAGCCGCTCAAGAATCATTAGCTGGCTAG
- a CDS encoding extracellular solute-binding protein — MVEREQFGQLNRRSLLVGMASWAIGQGLLGCSQQNSIPLTIEMLRASIPSQLLQRFRQQVKQSTPSVALNVVSEAQLQILFSQLQSWQQSSQQPQSASSRSWFDQIPFLGKGKTGIPDLVTLGDFWLSNAVKQGLLQPFSETDRAGLTSWPQLVNNPKLSEILLRNDQGQVDARGQVWGIPYRLSSTVIAYRQDILKQRGLPPPTDWQDLWRPEFRGRISLLNQPREVIGLALKKLGHSYNTEDLATVADLKPTLQALNQQAKFYSSDAYLQPLMLDDTWIAVGWSLDVLPLGDRLSKIAAVIPASGTALSADLWVRPKTAVAKLSAPALAWLDFWWQPEIAAQLSLLTWGISPALLGQPLDQLPEDLRDHPLLFPEGKVLQASEFLKPLPEKSLQQYQQVWAEMRSPVAAT, encoded by the coding sequence ATGGTGGAACGGGAACAGTTTGGGCAGCTCAATCGCCGATCACTGCTGGTGGGAATGGCGAGTTGGGCCATTGGTCAGGGGCTACTGGGATGTAGTCAACAAAATTCTATACCGTTGACGATCGAGATGCTGCGGGCCTCGATTCCCTCGCAACTTCTGCAACGGTTTCGTCAACAGGTAAAACAGTCAACACCGTCTGTTGCCCTCAATGTTGTGTCTGAAGCACAACTACAGATCCTGTTTTCCCAACTGCAAAGCTGGCAGCAATCCAGCCAACAACCCCAATCGGCCTCATCCAGATCCTGGTTCGATCAAATTCCCTTTCTGGGTAAAGGGAAAACAGGAATTCCAGATTTGGTGACATTGGGGGATTTTTGGTTATCAAATGCGGTGAAGCAGGGGTTACTGCAACCTTTTAGTGAAACCGATCGTGCCGGATTAACGAGTTGGCCTCAACTGGTGAACAATCCCAAGTTGTCAGAAATCCTGCTGCGAAATGACCAGGGACAGGTGGATGCCAGGGGACAGGTGTGGGGCATTCCCTACCGTTTAAGCAGCACTGTGATTGCTTACCGTCAGGATATTCTGAAGCAACGTGGATTGCCACCCCCAACTGACTGGCAGGATTTATGGCGGCCTGAGTTTCGAGGGCGTATTTCCCTGCTGAACCAACCCCGCGAGGTCATTGGGTTAGCCCTCAAGAAATTGGGCCACTCCTACAACACCGAAGACTTAGCCACCGTTGCGGATCTAAAGCCAACGTTGCAAGCTTTGAATCAGCAGGCGAAGTTTTACAGCTCAGATGCCTATTTACAGCCTTTGATGCTGGACGATACCTGGATTGCGGTCGGTTGGTCACTGGATGTGCTGCCTTTGGGCGATCGCCTGTCTAAAATTGCGGCGGTGATTCCTGCATCAGGGACAGCCTTGTCTGCTGATCTATGGGTACGCCCCAAAACCGCTGTAGCGAAATTATCCGCTCCCGCTCTTGCCTGGTTGGATTTCTGGTGGCAACCAGAGATTGCCGCTCAATTGTCTTTGCTCACCTGGGGCATTTCCCCGGCCTTACTGGGCCAGCCTTTGGATCAACTGCCAGAGGACTTAAGAGACCATCCGCTGCTTTTCCCAGAGGGCAAAGTTTTGCAGGCCAGTGAATTTCTCAAACCGTTGCCGGAAAAATCGTTGCAGCAATATCAACAGGTTTGGGCTGAAATGCGCTCGCCCGTTGCGGCTACTTGA
- the cobS gene encoding adenosylcobinamide-GDP ribazoletransferase produces MLRSLVFTGLGALAFYTCIPVPQRLPLNFHGIARWAPGIGLGIGGALGAIDQTLQVTGMPILVRSAILVLLWLTITGGLHLDGAMDTADGLAVLDPQRRLEVMADSRTGAFGVMAAIAILLLKTTALVSLDSDRWFALVGAAGWGRWGQLVAIARDPYLKPEGKGAFHKAAIHSLWAAVPSLFLLLGWSGLLAGCHFISWQSAITMALSGCTIALLTGAWFNYKLGGQTGDTYGAIVEWTEALVLVLATVLLR; encoded by the coding sequence ATGTTGCGATCGCTCGTCTTTACAGGTTTAGGTGCCCTGGCCTTCTATACATGCATACCTGTTCCGCAACGGCTACCTCTCAATTTTCACGGAATTGCTCGTTGGGCACCTGGGATTGGCCTGGGAATCGGTGGTGCTCTGGGGGCGATCGATCAAACCTTACAGGTGACAGGAATGCCAATCCTGGTACGAAGTGCCATCCTGGTGTTGCTCTGGCTGACAATTACAGGTGGCCTGCATCTGGATGGCGCAATGGATACCGCAGATGGACTGGCCGTGCTGGATCCTCAACGACGGCTGGAGGTGATGGCTGATAGCCGAACCGGAGCCTTTGGGGTAATGGCTGCGATCGCCATTCTGCTCCTCAAAACTACCGCCCTGGTCAGTCTGGACTCTGACCGCTGGTTTGCTCTGGTGGGAGCCGCAGGCTGGGGCCGCTGGGGACAACTGGTGGCGATCGCTCGTGATCCCTACCTCAAACCAGAGGGCAAAGGAGCCTTCCACAAAGCTGCCATTCATTCCCTGTGGGCAGCGGTTCCCTCATTGTTCCTGCTTTTGGGATGGAGTGGTTTACTAGCAGGGTGCCATTTCATCAGTTGGCAATCGGCAATCACAATGGCCCTGAGCGGCTGCACGATCGCCCTGCTGACAGGAGCCTGGTTCAATTACAAGCTGGGCGGACAAACGGGGGATACCTACGGGGCGATCGTGGAATGGACAGAAGCCCTGGTATTGGTTTTGGCAACCGTGCTACTGAGGTGA
- the psbQ gene encoding photosystem II protein PsbQ, translated as MLNYRSVVACILALVTAFLLNVGHAEAAKKVKQPPTYTAEQLEQIQAYAAELQTMRDRLPELAPLITRKDWTFTRNFIRGPLGELRIQMQNLSRTLLPDAQKSAQTLAKTVFDDLIAIDQAAQDNNYQVAIRKYASTIKDFDAFLALVPEAARPKPAAAAKPEPEKPRLQLFAPKEETPPPVAEPEATESAVEENLAPSEE; from the coding sequence ATGTTGAACTATCGGTCTGTTGTGGCTTGCATCCTGGCTCTGGTAACAGCATTTCTGCTCAATGTGGGCCATGCAGAGGCGGCCAAAAAAGTGAAGCAGCCCCCCACCTATACGGCGGAGCAACTGGAACAAATTCAGGCTTATGCCGCGGAACTCCAAACGATGCGCGATCGCCTGCCAGAATTGGCTCCCCTGATTACGCGCAAAGATTGGACTTTTACCCGGAACTTTATCCGTGGCCCTCTGGGAGAATTGCGAATTCAAATGCAGAATCTCTCCCGCACCCTCCTACCTGATGCCCAGAAGAGTGCTCAAACGCTGGCAAAGACTGTTTTTGACGATCTGATTGCGATCGATCAGGCCGCCCAAGACAATAACTATCAGGTCGCTATTCGGAAATATGCCAGTACGATCAAAGACTTTGATGCCTTTCTGGCCTTAGTTCCCGAAGCGGCCCGACCCAAGCCTGCGGCAGCCGCCAAACCCGAACCTGAGAAGCCTCGGTTACAACTGTTTGCCCCCAAGGAAGAAACCCCACCGCCTGTTGCCGAACCGGAAGCCACTGAATCTGCGGTAGAGGAAAACCTGGCTCCATCAGAGGAGTAA
- a CDS encoding NAD(P)/FAD-dependent oxidoreductase, which translates to MKVTVVGCGIVGAAIAFELSQVPGLKVTVLDAQQPAQACSRAALGVLMGAISQKSKGNNLQMRLFGIQQYNEWVPQLEAITGRRILFNRQGILRLCCEGDDLDTWRSLASLRASQGWQLEIGDRAYLATHYPQLNLDGIIGAVYSPCDRQIDPTAITLALIEAAQHNGVSCQFDTPVTGIEANGLQLHTPTGSLDTDWLVIAAGLGSTSLTTQLQQTVDIRPVLGQAVRVKVPQPLGHPTLQPVITGNDVHLVPLGKNEYWIGATVEFPDLHPPLPDPAALEQMMQQAIAFCPALQQATRLHHWQGLRPRPEGRPAPIIEKLSGYSNVILASGHYRNGVLLAPATAKKVKDLILDPVKL; encoded by the coding sequence ATGAAGGTTACGGTAGTTGGATGCGGTATTGTTGGAGCTGCGATCGCCTTTGAACTTAGCCAGGTTCCTGGGCTAAAGGTGACCGTGCTGGATGCTCAACAACCTGCTCAAGCCTGTAGTAGAGCAGCTTTGGGAGTGTTGATGGGAGCCATCAGCCAGAAGTCCAAAGGGAACAATTTACAGATGCGGTTGTTTGGCATCCAGCAGTACAACGAGTGGGTGCCTCAACTGGAAGCAATCACCGGACGCAGGATTCTGTTTAACCGCCAGGGTATCCTGCGCCTTTGCTGCGAGGGCGATGATCTGGATACATGGCGATCGCTGGCCTCCCTACGGGCATCCCAGGGGTGGCAACTGGAGATTGGCGATCGAGCTTACCTGGCTACCCATTACCCCCAACTCAACCTGGATGGCATCATTGGGGCGGTCTATTCTCCATGCGATCGACAAATTGATCCCACAGCCATTACGCTGGCTCTGATTGAAGCGGCTCAACACAATGGCGTTAGCTGCCAGTTTGACACACCTGTTACCGGAATTGAGGCCAACGGCCTGCAGCTTCACACCCCCACAGGTTCCCTGGATACGGATTGGTTAGTCATCGCAGCCGGATTAGGGTCCACTTCCCTGACTACCCAGCTTCAGCAAACGGTAGATATTCGACCCGTATTGGGACAGGCGGTGCGAGTCAAAGTTCCCCAGCCGTTGGGCCATCCCACTTTACAACCTGTTATTACTGGAAATGATGTCCATCTAGTTCCCCTCGGCAAAAATGAATACTGGATCGGCGCAACTGTCGAATTCCCCGATCTCCACCCCCCACTCCCCGATCCCGCGGCCCTAGAACAGATGATGCAGCAAGCGATCGCCTTCTGTCCTGCTCTGCAACAAGCAACCCGGTTGCACCATTGGCAGGGACTACGCCCTCGTCCTGAAGGTCGTCCCGCCCCAATTATTGAAAAACTTTCTGGCTATTCCAACGTAATTCTAGCTTCAGGACACTACCGCAACGGAGTCTTGCTCGCTCCTGCTACGGCGAAAAAAGTAAAAGATCTGATTTTAGACCCGGTTAAATTGTGA
- a CDS encoding late competence development ComFB family protein, producing MSIVQPAQTYLNVMEVLVAEEVDKQQKQLPPKIAHYVNKSEAIAYALNRLPPLYATSQKGLQQQRLRATREMQPKIALAVRQALAAIQRDPLRSSPPLRLEVDRGPQDALRGLKELLGSEDLSWANLVDEVEHTLIRTARGEITWHKRGTSLAESHEWQDSRYML from the coding sequence ATGAGTATCGTACAGCCTGCCCAAACGTATTTGAACGTAATGGAAGTGCTGGTTGCTGAAGAAGTTGATAAACAACAAAAGCAACTACCGCCCAAAATCGCCCACTATGTTAATAAATCTGAAGCGATCGCCTACGCCCTGAATCGATTACCACCTCTCTATGCCACCAGCCAGAAAGGCTTGCAACAACAGCGCTTACGGGCGACGAGAGAAATGCAACCCAAAATTGCTCTAGCGGTTCGTCAAGCCTTAGCCGCCATTCAGCGCGATCCGTTGCGAAGTTCCCCACCGCTGAGGCTGGAAGTCGATCGGGGGCCGCAGGATGCTCTGAGAGGATTAAAGGAACTGCTGGGATCAGAGGATCTGTCCTGGGCTAATCTAGTCGATGAAGTTGAGCACACCCTGATCCGCACAGCCCGTGGCGAGATTACCTGGCACAAGCGGGGCACTTCTCTGGCCGAAAGTCACGAATGGCAGGATAGCCGTTATATGCTGTAG
- a CDS encoding Eco57I restriction-modification methylase domain-containing protein, with amino-acid sequence MGQFLTPAPLARLMAAQFSHLTGHIRLLDPGAGVGALTAAFVEQVLANCDRVKSCSITAYEVEPVFLPALKQCLMECCAALESKGIQASYCLHEENFIAALAEMNLPLLVPSSTNFTHAILNPPYKKIHSQSIEKKILAKLGIEAVNLYSAFVWLAMLQLTEGGELVAITPRSCCNGAYFRPFRKAFLASMALQKIHIFESRSAAFAEDGVLQENIIFHAIKTNDQPNQIEITSHSGMELHDCSELSYVPYGAVVAAEDAEVFIHISTNLLDAAVRVQMDQFPATLEDMGLEVSTGPVVDFRLKSALRTRLDERSVPLLYPESIQAGKIGFPPRQPRKPIAIARNSETSKWLVPSDWYVLTKRFSAKEEKRRIVAAVYSPLDVPALGIENHLNYYHAQGQGLDPDLAYGLAAFLNSTLFDICFRQFSGHTQVNATDLRRVKYPSKDDLIRLGRRVGQASLSQEQLDQAVHETLSIMSEAINAVRASQRIQEAIAILKAISAPREQQNDRSALCLLALADIRPGTPWDQATAPQRGITEMMDWFREHYGKQYAPNTRETVRQQTLHQFVQMGIVVENPEQPDRPINSPKWCYQLHQQALSLLQAYGSQHWEEGCRNYAVSVKNLLRDRNLTIPAF; translated from the coding sequence TTGGGTCAGTTTTTGACTCCTGCTCCGCTGGCTCGGTTGATGGCAGCACAGTTTAGTCATTTAACAGGCCACATCCGCCTTCTAGATCCAGGAGCCGGAGTTGGGGCATTAACGGCTGCCTTTGTCGAGCAGGTATTGGCCAACTGCGATCGCGTGAAAAGCTGCTCTATCACCGCCTATGAAGTTGAACCCGTCTTTCTGCCTGCCCTCAAACAATGTCTGATGGAATGCTGTGCAGCTTTGGAAAGTAAAGGTATTCAGGCCAGTTATTGCCTGCACGAAGAGAACTTTATCGCAGCTTTGGCCGAGATGAATCTGCCACTTTTAGTCCCGTCATCGACAAACTTTACCCACGCCATTCTGAATCCACCTTATAAAAAAATCCACAGCCAGTCCATTGAAAAGAAAATTCTTGCAAAGCTCGGAATTGAAGCCGTCAACCTGTATAGTGCATTCGTTTGGCTGGCCATGTTACAGCTTACCGAGGGTGGAGAATTAGTCGCTATCACACCCCGAAGTTGCTGTAATGGAGCTTATTTTCGTCCGTTTCGTAAAGCTTTTCTGGCAAGCATGGCCCTGCAAAAAATTCATATTTTTGAGAGCCGTTCAGCCGCTTTTGCAGAGGATGGGGTATTGCAAGAAAATATTATTTTTCATGCTATCAAAACGAACGATCAGCCGAACCAGATAGAGATCACCAGTCACTCTGGGATGGAGTTACATGATTGTTCAGAATTAAGCTATGTTCCCTATGGTGCGGTCGTTGCAGCAGAGGATGCCGAAGTTTTTATTCATATCTCAACGAACTTACTGGACGCGGCTGTACGAGTACAAATGGATCAATTTCCGGCAACGCTGGAGGACATGGGTCTGGAAGTTTCAACTGGCCCTGTTGTGGATTTTCGGTTGAAGTCAGCCTTGAGGACCCGCTTAGATGAGCGAAGCGTTCCCTTGCTTTATCCAGAGTCCATACAAGCCGGAAAAATTGGATTTCCGCCCAGGCAGCCTCGCAAGCCGATCGCGATCGCACGCAACTCAGAAACGAGTAAATGGTTAGTTCCATCGGACTGGTATGTTTTAACTAAACGATTTTCAGCAAAAGAAGAGAAACGCCGCATTGTAGCCGCCGTGTATTCTCCTCTGGATGTGCCCGCCTTAGGCATCGAAAATCATTTGAACTACTACCATGCTCAAGGGCAAGGCCTGGATCCTGACCTGGCTTATGGATTGGCCGCATTTCTCAATTCAACGTTATTTGATATCTGCTTCCGGCAATTCAGTGGGCATACCCAGGTGAATGCTACTGATTTACGAAGAGTGAAATATCCCAGTAAAGATGACTTAATTCGGTTAGGTCGTCGAGTTGGTCAGGCTAGCTTAAGCCAGGAGCAACTGGATCAGGCTGTTCATGAAACTTTGTCGATTATGAGTGAAGCAATCAACGCAGTTCGGGCCAGTCAACGCATTCAGGAGGCGATCGCAATTCTGAAAGCGATTTCTGCACCCAGAGAGCAACAGAATGACCGTTCCGCTCTGTGCTTACTGGCATTGGCAGACATCCGACCTGGCACCCCCTGGGATCAGGCCACTGCACCACAACGTGGAATTACAGAAATGATGGATTGGTTTCGGGAGCATTATGGTAAGCAGTACGCACCGAATACCCGCGAAACCGTTCGGCAGCAAACTCTGCACCAGTTTGTGCAAATGGGGATTGTAGTTGAGAATCCCGAACAGCCCGATCGGCCAATCAACAGTCCTAAGTGGTGTTATCAACTTCACCAACAGGCATTGTCCCTGCTGCAAGCCTATGGCTCGCAGCACTGGGAAGAAGGTTGCCGCAATTATGCCGTCTCAGTAAAAAATTTATTACGGGACAGAAACCTTACCATACCGGCATTCTAA
- a CDS encoding glycosyltransferase, with protein sequence MFFVFSWLTTLLLSLALGVGLLYASRFRAAAIAAPQLPSPVSPVKPLLQTVTVIIPAYNEARNIRDCVSAVLDSTPAPAEQLQVWVVDDQSTDDTLAIAQALHSERYDPRLHILKGQPRPGDQRWIGKNWACAQAADQATGDFLLFLDADVRLQPGAIETAIAVMEAGSLDLLTCWPAIVCGCFTEWLAQPLIASLLVTAMPFEQVNDPKSDTIFAVGPFMLFRRSAYDRIGGHRAVADQVVEDVELGRRIKDFSLKLYYALGHKLASLQMYPTGAALWEGWTKNWHLGCQRNSCLTLYSAFIIFCVFALPWLAGMALLIKAIAVGLNGVDGLAIVLTLACVLNQYRLCQDIQRVSAIPLRSPWPMGVGGLLVAAIFIASLIKTETGWGWTWRGRALQGE encoded by the coding sequence ATGTTTTTTGTTTTTTCCTGGTTAACGACCCTGCTGTTATCGCTGGCTCTGGGAGTAGGCCTGTTGTACGCCAGTCGGTTTCGGGCTGCTGCGATCGCCGCTCCCCAACTCCCTTCCCCTGTCAGTCCAGTAAAGCCGTTGCTCCAGACCGTTACCGTCATCATTCCGGCTTACAACGAGGCAAGGAACATTCGGGACTGTGTGAGCGCGGTATTGGATAGTACCCCAGCACCCGCTGAACAGCTTCAGGTTTGGGTGGTGGATGATCAATCGACAGATGACACCCTGGCGATCGCCCAAGCCCTCCACAGCGAACGATATGATCCCCGATTACACATCCTGAAGGGCCAACCCCGACCTGGAGATCAGCGCTGGATAGGGAAAAACTGGGCCTGCGCTCAGGCGGCTGACCAAGCGACAGGAGACTTTTTGCTGTTTCTGGATGCGGATGTCCGCTTGCAGCCAGGAGCGATCGAGACTGCGATCGCAGTGATGGAAGCAGGATCGCTTGATCTACTGACGTGTTGGCCTGCGATCGTCTGTGGCTGTTTCACCGAATGGTTAGCTCAACCGCTGATTGCCAGTCTTTTAGTGACTGCCATGCCCTTTGAGCAGGTCAATGATCCCAAATCTGACACCATTTTTGCCGTTGGCCCCTTCATGCTGTTTCGTCGCTCGGCCTACGATCGCATTGGTGGTCATCGGGCGGTCGCTGATCAGGTCGTAGAAGATGTGGAACTGGGACGGCGGATTAAGGACTTTAGTTTAAAGCTGTACTATGCTTTGGGCCATAAATTAGCCTCCCTGCAAATGTATCCCACGGGAGCCGCTTTATGGGAAGGCTGGACGAAAAACTGGCATCTGGGATGTCAACGCAATAGCTGCCTGACCCTTTACTCGGCATTTATCATCTTCTGCGTGTTTGCGTTGCCCTGGTTGGCAGGGATGGCTTTGTTGATCAAAGCGATCGCTGTTGGCCTGAATGGCGTAGATGGACTGGCGATCGTTCTGACCCTGGCCTGCGTCCTAAACCAGTATCGCCTTTGCCAGGATATTCAACGGGTTTCTGCCATCCCTTTACGTTCCCCGTGGCCAATGGGGGTGGGAGGACTCCTGGTGGCGGCTATTTTTATTGCGTCCCTAATCAAAACGGAAACGGGTTGGGGATGGACCTGGCGAGGAAGAGCGCTGCAGGGGGAATAG